The Helianthus annuus cultivar XRQ/B chromosome 15, HanXRQr2.0-SUNRISE, whole genome shotgun sequence genomic sequence AGAAAGAGTTACAATCTTGTGTACTAAAGAACAACTGACGGCATAACTAGAAATCTTGTGTACTAAAATCAATATAACCTAATTCTGGGTAACTATATGATGAGAAAGTATAATGAAAAAGTGGAAATTTGTTGGTTCAAACGCTGTAACAAGTACTTCTTGTATTGTACCGCTTGATACAGTTCTTTGAACCCAAAGATAACCTCATCACGGGTCAACTTGGGTTGCGTTTTTGTTTCAAACATAGTTGTTAATAGTGAATAGTGGACGATAGTGACAGgctacctatatgctacatagcgccAGCGATGAAATAGCGAGCGCTATTTTATGTCTAGCGATACACCATATTTATTAAAAGCGTtaagcgcactcaaggcgcaATAGGCCTtgcctggggcctaggcgcaagacgCAAAAAAAGCGCGggcctgagaaaaaaaaaaaaccgtacaacaaaaaaaacataaaatatttttatataatagaaaattaatactattcttcaaataaaataaactaaaatttAATATTgtctatttagtaccaaaagttataaaatgctagtttattagtgtagaaaagtagtttcgttaaataaaagtagaaatctagcTAGAATCTTGCCAGAATTTGGCCGAAAACTCTCAAGAATCTAGGAATCTCACCGGAACCTGCGCATGAACCATCACTtagagaattaaagcgcaattgccttGACTTGAGGCACAATTGCCTCACCTCGCTAGGaaattgggcctaggcgcaagaggcgatggcttttaacaactatgcgatacactagaagaaaattttagaaatattttatATGCATATTTATCAAAAAAtgctgtttttataaaaataaaaactaaaaaaaaaaacctacaatCCAGCTATTTTCACACTATGGAGGACCGAAATCAGATTGCGACCTATTACCGCATCACCATGCTAAACGCTATAACGGGCACTATGCTCGCTGTTaacaacagtggtttcaaacggGTCAACTCAACAAAAAGTAGCTAATAGGGTAACAGGTCAAATGAGTTTAAGTTTAACACATAGAACCAGTGCACACTCATACAAGGTAAAAATACATTCAACCACCTAAATCAATTCAAGATTTTGTAAAGAACTTTAAATGTGGACAAAAATGTGTTCGCTGGTCAACCCAGCCCGTACAAAAAGTGACCCGTACAGATCAAAATGTAACAATTTATCATGAATTAAggcaaaaaataaaataaaaaataaaaaataaaaaataaaaaaaaaatataaagttaAAGTAGTTACCTGAAAGTGTGAACTGCTCAAGCAACGCGCAATTTGGTGAAATAGCGGCACCATACATCTTTGAAACTCAGGAAGCTGAGTTGCTTCCAAAACTTCTTCAAGCTCACTTAAAAACATAACCTCTTTCGAACTGTTTGTGATCGGCCAATATTTCAACAAACCCCTAATAACCGTATCCGCAAGTTTGCAATCTTTTTCCACAAATTGTGTAATACAATACGATATTTGTTGGTGATACATCGGTATGCATTTTGGCTTATGAAGCGGTATCAAAGCCCTCACAAGAAACAGCTTATGTTCTTCTTTCAACGGTAACGCAAATCCGTTAATAATACTTCCCAATATCTCCAACAATTCAGCGATCCCGTTATGCTTTTCGGTTTCGAAAACAAAACGGAAAAAAATGTTGTTGATTGCTTTTCTGATGAACGGGCGGTGCACCATGAACTTTCCGTACATTCGATGAAGAACGAATTTCAAATATTCGCGTTCTCGCCGATCCTCTGAGTCGAATAAGTCTAGCCATTTTAAAACAAAGGCGTGATCAATGTAACGTTTAGCAAGTTTCGGATCGGTTTCCGGTGATGCTACGAATCTTAGAATGAATTCATAGACTAACTGTAAGTGCGGCCATGCGGGGTCCATCGACGGTTCTTCTTCTTCCCCGTCGAAAGTTTCTAGAACTTTGTTATCGCGCGGTTGCGGAGTAAGCCTACGAAAGATATTTACAGACACCATTTTCACGATTTCTTGCATAACGATTTCAGGAAATTTCCCGTTTGCGGAAGTGACGTAATCAACAAGCTCGGTCAGTGTTTGTCgtttgatctctttttccttcaAATTCTTGGTGGGGTCGGTAAAGTCAAACACGACGCAACACAAAGTCAACTTTCGAATGAATAAATTCTGCTTCTCGGAAGTTGGAACGTCTTTCAAA encodes the following:
- the LOC110911248 gene encoding serine/threonine protein phosphatase 2A 57 kDa regulatory subunit B' theta isoform; this encodes MFHKILNRLPKKPQKSNDNRDGGNHNTSSHTSTSSRTNNDVPITRSSTSNQTSGQSQIVQNHTNKKVLQSQNSKLNGISTIPNTYEALPSLKDVPTSEKQNLFIRKLTLCCVVFDFTDPTKNLKEKEIKRQTLTELVDYVTSANGKFPEIVMQEIVKMVSVNIFRRLTPQPRDNKVLETFDGEEEEPSMDPAWPHLQLVYEFILRFVASPETDPKLAKRYIDHAFVLKWLDLFDSEDRREREYLKFVLHRMYGKFMVHRPFIRKAINNIFFRFVFETEKHNGIAELLEILGSIINGFALPLKEEHKLFLVRALIPLHKPKCIPMYHQQISYCITQFVEKDCKLADTVIRGLLKYWPITNSSKEVMFLSELEEVLEATQLPEFQRCMVPLFHQIARCLSSSHFQVAERALFLWNNDHIDNLIKQNRKVILPIIFPALESNTKTHWNQVVLSLTLNVRKIFSDVDPQLFEECSKKFKEDELKKEESKLRRDAIWKRLELAAQGHEQVMSQKLIANHVSASG